One region of candidate division WOR-3 bacterium genomic DNA includes:
- a CDS encoding 4'-phosphopantetheinyl transferase superfamily protein: MIKGLGIDISAIERFNILENRAEFQKDVFTPDELNIVRSTVDNDSTFALLFSIKEAFLKALRCGLHFGYFWRNIDISPRLEVKTSGRVKNIVKGKSVRQFHISAAKTKRYAVGIIVLESDD; the protein is encoded by the coding sequence ATGATTAAGGGTTTGGGCATTGATATTTCGGCGATCGAACGATTCAATATTCTTGAAAACAGGGCAGAATTCCAAAAGGATGTCTTCACGCCTGATGAACTTAATATCGTCCGAAGCACAGTAGATAATGATAGTACGTTCGCTCTTCTTTTTTCAATAAAGGAAGCGTTTCTAAAAGCCCTCCGCTGCGGACTCCATTTTGGATATTTCTGGCGGAACATTGATATCAGTCCTCGCCTGGAGGTCAAAACCTCTGGTCGGGTAAAAAATATTGTCAAAGGGAAATCTGTCAGGCAATTCCACATTTCCGCGGCAAAAACGAAAAGATATGCGGTGGGCATTATTGTATTGGAATCCGACGATTAA